The Gemmatimonas sp. genome includes a window with the following:
- a CDS encoding MarR family winged helix-turn-helix transcriptional regulator: protein MTRTDQESLRLWLRLFTTTTLVERQLDSALKREFGSTLPRFDLMAQLERAPDGLRMGELSERILTTGGNVTWLVRALEADKLVTRRVSPTDKRAAIVRLTAAGKRHFAAMAHAHERWVSDIFAALPADDQRAMHTRLGVVKDRVRSPRSSS, encoded by the coding sequence GTGACGAGGACCGATCAGGAATCGCTCCGCCTCTGGCTGCGCCTGTTCACGACGACCACGCTCGTCGAGCGTCAGCTGGACAGCGCCCTCAAGCGCGAGTTCGGCTCTACATTGCCACGCTTCGACTTGATGGCACAGCTGGAACGCGCGCCCGACGGCCTGCGCATGGGAGAACTCTCCGAGCGCATTCTCACCACCGGCGGCAATGTCACGTGGCTGGTACGCGCCCTCGAGGCCGACAAGCTCGTCACGCGGCGCGTGTCTCCAACCGACAAACGCGCCGCCATCGTACGACTGACGGCGGCCGGCAAGCGCCACTTCGCCGCCATGGCGCACGCCCATGAGCGCTGGGTCTCCGACATCTTTGCCGCACTTCCTGCCGACGACCAGCGCGCGATGCACACGCGGCTTGGCGTCGTGAAAGATCGTGTTCGTTCTCCCAGGAGCAGCTCATGA
- a CDS encoding SDR family oxidoreductase → MSLHTSDSLPALAGRHAMVTGANRGIGAAIARALSANGARVSLLVRDAARAKAVAASLSGPYTVVVADVTDREALVGACVAAAEALGPVDILVNNAGTAESAPFLKSDTALFERMLAMHLMAPVYASQVVLPGMIERSFGHIVNVASVAGLMGAPYVTAYTAAKHAMIGLTRSLALEAGPRGVAVNAVCPAYTDTDLVTGAVERIVQRTGRTANDALQSILADAGQTRIVTSEEVADAVLALCTAPIGAAIGQTIVIDGRADDERTPERGG, encoded by the coding sequence ATGAGCCTGCATACGAGTGATTCGTTGCCGGCGCTAGCCGGCCGCCATGCGATGGTGACCGGAGCGAACCGCGGCATCGGCGCGGCGATTGCGCGCGCCCTCTCTGCGAACGGCGCCCGGGTCTCGCTGCTGGTGCGTGACGCCGCACGCGCCAAAGCCGTGGCGGCCTCATTGTCGGGTCCATACACGGTGGTCGTGGCCGATGTGACCGATCGTGAGGCGCTGGTCGGCGCGTGCGTCGCTGCCGCCGAAGCGTTGGGGCCCGTCGACATTCTGGTGAACAACGCCGGCACCGCCGAATCGGCACCGTTTCTCAAGAGCGACACGGCATTATTTGAGCGCATGCTTGCGATGCACCTCATGGCGCCGGTGTACGCGTCGCAGGTGGTGTTGCCTGGCATGATCGAGCGCAGCTTTGGCCACATTGTGAACGTGGCCAGTGTGGCCGGCCTCATGGGCGCGCCCTACGTCACGGCGTACACGGCAGCCAAGCATGCGATGATCGGGCTCACGCGCTCACTCGCGCTGGAGGCCGGACCGCGCGGCGTGGCGGTGAATGCGGTATGCCCTGCGTACACCGACACTGACCTCGTGACCGGTGCCGTCGAGCGGATCGTGCAGCGTACCGGGCGCACTGCCAACGATGCACTGCAGTCGATCCTTGCCGATGCCGGGCAGACGCGTATCGTGACGTCGGAAGAAGTGGCCGACGCGGTGCTCGCGTTATGCACCGCACCGATCGGCGCGGCCATAGGTCAGACCATCGTGATTGACGGGCGCGCCGACGACGAGCGTACACCGGAGCGTGGCGGGTGA
- a CDS encoding RidA family protein, giving the protein MHRTLQPDGWSRPRGYANGMSARGRQIHVAGQIGWNAQQQMVSDDFVEQAKQAMRNIVEVLACDGATAEHLVRLTWYVTDRNQYIASGAALGEAYREVLGRVYPAMSAVQVCALMEVNALVEIEATAIVPDEPA; this is encoded by the coding sequence ATGCATCGCACGTTACAGCCGGACGGATGGTCGCGCCCACGTGGATACGCCAATGGGATGTCAGCGCGCGGCCGTCAGATTCATGTGGCCGGACAGATCGGGTGGAACGCGCAGCAGCAGATGGTGAGTGACGACTTCGTGGAGCAAGCCAAGCAGGCCATGCGCAACATCGTCGAGGTGTTGGCCTGCGACGGTGCCACAGCGGAGCATCTTGTGCGCCTCACATGGTACGTGACCGACCGCAACCAGTACATCGCGAGTGGTGCCGCGTTGGGCGAGGCCTACCGCGAAGTGCTTGGCCGCGTGTATCCCGCGATGTCGGCGGTACAGGTGTGCGCGTTGATGGAGGTCAACGCCTTGGTCGAGATCGAAGCCACCGCGATCGTGCCGGACGAACCCGCATGA
- a CDS encoding acyl-CoA dehydrogenase family protein encodes MQGATEHLAWPFFDDAHRALATSVTEWTAAQGTEPLAHGEAEVDDACRAWVRRLGDAGFLRYCVPAPWGGALPTLDSRALCLLREALAAHDGLADFAFAMQGLGSGAISLGGSDAMRAEWLPRVASGSAIAAFALSEPDAGSDVAAMRMRATRTDAGWQLDGAKTWISNGGIADFYCVFARSGAEPTGSKGISAFFVRADTPGLRVAERITVMSPHPLALLSFDSCVVPHDALLGVEGEGFSLAMRTLDIFRVSVAAAATGFARRAMHEALTQAESRAMFGTTLSAQPVAQAILGDMATDLDAAALMTYRAAWHRDTQSSRSTGVAAMAKLAGTELAQQVIDRALQLHGGRGVRVGEVVERLYRDVRALRIYEGATEVQRLLVGRETVKAHRQR; translated from the coding sequence ATGCAGGGCGCAACTGAGCATCTCGCCTGGCCGTTCTTCGACGACGCGCATCGCGCGCTCGCGACGTCCGTGACCGAGTGGACCGCGGCGCAGGGTACCGAGCCGCTTGCGCATGGTGAGGCCGAGGTCGACGACGCCTGCCGCGCCTGGGTGCGTCGACTGGGCGATGCCGGCTTTCTGCGCTACTGCGTGCCGGCGCCATGGGGCGGTGCGCTCCCCACACTCGACTCGCGCGCGCTCTGCCTGCTGCGCGAGGCGCTTGCCGCCCACGATGGACTCGCCGACTTCGCATTTGCCATGCAGGGGTTGGGGTCTGGTGCGATCAGCTTGGGGGGCAGCGACGCGATGCGCGCTGAGTGGCTACCGCGCGTGGCCTCGGGCAGTGCGATCGCCGCATTCGCTCTCTCGGAGCCCGATGCCGGTTCCGATGTGGCGGCGATGCGTATGCGGGCCACGCGCACCGATGCGGGCTGGCAGCTCGACGGCGCCAAGACATGGATCTCGAATGGCGGCATCGCCGATTTTTACTGCGTCTTCGCCCGCAGCGGCGCCGAGCCGACCGGATCCAAAGGTATCAGTGCCTTCTTCGTGCGGGCCGACACGCCGGGCCTGCGTGTCGCCGAGCGCATCACGGTGATGTCGCCGCACCCGCTGGCGCTGCTGTCGTTCGACTCGTGCGTGGTACCGCACGACGCGCTGCTCGGCGTCGAGGGAGAGGGCTTTTCGCTCGCCATGCGCACGCTCGACATCTTCCGCGTGTCGGTAGCCGCGGCCGCGACGGGATTTGCGCGACGCGCTATGCACGAGGCGCTTACACAAGCCGAGTCACGCGCCATGTTCGGCACCACGCTGAGTGCGCAGCCCGTAGCGCAGGCGATTCTGGGCGACATGGCCACCGATCTCGACGCGGCGGCGCTCATGACCTATCGGGCCGCGTGGCATCGCGACACCCAGAGCAGCCGCAGCACCGGCGTGGCCGCAATGGCCAAGCTGGCCGGTACGGAGCTGGCGCAGCAGGTGATCGACCGTGCGCTACAGCTGCACGGCGGCCGTGGCGTGCGCGTGGGTGAAGTGGTGGAGCGACTGTATCGCGATGTGCGCGCGTTGCGGATATACGAAGGTGCCACGGAAGTGCAGCGCCTGCTCGTCGGCCGCGAGACCGTGAAGGCTCACCGTCAGCGCTGA
- a CDS encoding VWA domain-containing protein — protein sequence MDAILLVDHQPITPPAGPAGVVVRALVTISGTVPAHRQRTPLAISLVLDRSGSMDGDRLEAAKAASISAVERLHRDDVVSVIAFDDQVHVVAPPALRARQLQLVQQLSDIDSGGSTNLSGGWLRGRQHMEQALGMLGSLEGSSRRIVLLTDGHANAGITDPSTLVELARTARAMGITTTTIGVGEGYDDELLRSMADAGGGNSWYVERPDQAQDVLAEEMGNLLSVSAQGLSVTLTLEDPVAMFATHSSWPATAVANTITFDLGDLYASEPKPVLVELFVPADQLDALASGGAPIATLVVSADVLIEGGGVEHRAMTLGVAASLETQSTLVPAVEHAVLLARAARAREEAARRQREGDAGGAEDEMRMMVDSLSSSALAAHPDFADELQAQAQDLRGLAERYESRMFSEVEAKYQMQRSYNARRGKKQNDHVLRREP from the coding sequence ATGGATGCCATCTTACTCGTCGATCACCAGCCCATCACCCCGCCCGCCGGTCCGGCCGGCGTGGTGGTCCGGGCTCTCGTGACCATCTCCGGCACGGTGCCGGCGCACCGGCAGCGCACTCCGCTGGCGATCTCCCTCGTGCTCGACCGCAGCGGGTCGATGGACGGCGACCGATTGGAGGCCGCCAAGGCCGCCTCGATCAGCGCCGTCGAGCGTCTGCATCGCGACGACGTCGTGTCCGTGATTGCCTTCGACGATCAGGTGCACGTCGTGGCACCGCCCGCCCTGCGAGCCCGCCAGCTCCAGCTGGTGCAGCAGCTGAGCGACATCGACAGCGGTGGCAGCACCAACCTCAGCGGCGGGTGGCTCCGCGGTCGTCAGCACATGGAGCAGGCGCTTGGGATGCTCGGCTCCCTCGAAGGATCGTCGCGCCGCATCGTGTTGCTCACCGACGGACACGCCAATGCCGGCATCACCGATCCGTCCACGTTGGTCGAGCTGGCCCGGACCGCCCGCGCGATGGGGATCACCACCACTACCATCGGGGTCGGTGAGGGCTACGACGACGAGCTTCTGCGTTCGATGGCTGACGCGGGCGGCGGCAATAGCTGGTACGTCGAACGCCCCGATCAAGCACAGGACGTCCTCGCCGAGGAGATGGGGAATCTGCTCTCGGTCTCGGCGCAGGGGCTATCGGTAACGCTCACGCTGGAGGACCCGGTGGCGATGTTCGCCACGCACTCGAGCTGGCCCGCCACCGCGGTGGCGAATACGATCACGTTCGATCTGGGCGATCTGTACGCCAGCGAGCCCAAGCCGGTGCTGGTCGAGCTGTTCGTGCCGGCCGATCAACTCGACGCGTTGGCCAGCGGCGGGGCGCCGATCGCAACGCTGGTGGTGTCGGCGGACGTGCTCATCGAAGGCGGCGGGGTTGAGCACCGCGCGATGACCCTCGGCGTGGCGGCGTCGCTGGAGACGCAGTCCACCCTCGTGCCGGCGGTCGAGCATGCCGTGCTGCTGGCTCGAGCCGCCAGGGCCCGCGAGGAGGCGGCACGCCGTCAGCGAGAGGGCGACGCCGGCGGGGCGGAGGACGAAATGCGGATGATGGTGGATTCGCTGTCGAGCAGCGCACTGGCGGCGCATCCGGACTTCGCCGACGAACTGCAGGCGCAGGCGCAGGATCTGCGAGGGCTGGCGGAGCGCTACGAGAGCCGCATGTTCAGCGAGGTCGAAGCCAAGTATCAGATGCAACGCAGCTACAATGCCCGTCGCGGAAAAAAGCAGAATGACCATGTGCTGAGACGAGAGCCGTAA
- a CDS encoding AMP-binding protein: MHPSGHVDGFARAQLPPVEHWPVIMLEGVYAVPPRLNAAVELLDRAIEEGHGDRVAIVVPDSLGGWEETTYAQLAAQVDALAHVLVHDLGLVSGNRVLCRGFNGRFMTVAWLATLKAGMVAVTTMPMLRAGELRMVIERAQCNAALCDARLLEDLATAAAGTPSVRAVRCWGGDGADGLERAMARHSAPFAAATTASDDVALIAFTSGTTGIPKGCMHFHRDVMAMCRGFSEQVLGITPNDRCIGTPPIAFTFGLGGLVCFPMAARASVVLLERASPESLLEAIADTGATISFTAPTFYRHMAIMIRDRAGCFNTSSLRVTVSAGEALPDATRTLWREATGLEMLDGLGATELIHVFIGAAGRDWRRGAIGRAVPGYTIAVLDDDMREVPRGEVGRLAVRGPTGCRYLADARQTSYVQGGWNLTGDACTMDDDGYVFFKARTDDLIISAGYNIGAPEVEGALLQHEAVAECAVVGLPDDERGQVVTAFVVLRAGVEGDATLVRLLQEHVKATIAPYKYPRQVQFVSALPKTDTGKLQRFRLKENS, encoded by the coding sequence CTGCACCCGAGCGGCCATGTCGATGGTTTCGCACGTGCGCAGCTGCCGCCGGTCGAGCACTGGCCGGTGATCATGCTCGAGGGTGTGTACGCGGTGCCGCCGCGTCTCAATGCGGCGGTGGAGCTACTCGATCGCGCCATTGAGGAAGGGCACGGTGATCGCGTAGCGATCGTGGTGCCGGATAGCCTCGGTGGATGGGAAGAGACCACGTACGCGCAGTTGGCGGCGCAGGTCGACGCGCTGGCGCACGTGCTGGTGCACGATCTCGGACTCGTCTCCGGCAATCGCGTGCTCTGCCGCGGCTTCAACGGCCGCTTCATGACAGTGGCGTGGCTGGCCACGCTCAAGGCCGGCATGGTGGCCGTGACCACGATGCCGATGCTGCGGGCCGGTGAGTTGCGCATGGTGATCGAGCGCGCGCAGTGCAACGCCGCACTGTGCGATGCACGGCTATTGGAGGATCTGGCCACGGCCGCGGCTGGGACACCATCTGTTCGCGCCGTACGATGCTGGGGCGGAGACGGCGCCGACGGCCTCGAGCGCGCCATGGCGCGACACAGCGCGCCGTTCGCTGCGGCCACCACGGCGAGTGACGATGTCGCACTCATCGCGTTCACATCGGGCACCACGGGGATTCCGAAGGGATGCATGCACTTTCATCGGGATGTGATGGCGATGTGCCGTGGATTCTCCGAGCAGGTACTGGGCATCACGCCCAACGATCGCTGCATCGGTACCCCGCCGATCGCATTTACCTTTGGGCTCGGCGGCCTCGTGTGCTTTCCGATGGCCGCGCGTGCCAGCGTCGTATTGCTGGAGCGCGCATCGCCGGAGAGCTTGCTCGAAGCCATCGCCGACACCGGTGCAACGATCAGTTTTACCGCTCCGACGTTCTATCGACATATGGCGATCATGATCCGGGATCGTGCGGGGTGTTTCAACACCTCCTCGCTTCGCGTGACCGTGTCGGCCGGTGAAGCCCTGCCCGATGCCACACGCACCCTCTGGCGCGAGGCCACCGGTCTCGAGATGCTCGACGGTCTCGGCGCCACCGAGTTGATCCACGTGTTCATCGGCGCGGCCGGTAGGGATTGGCGACGCGGCGCGATCGGACGGGCGGTACCCGGTTACACCATCGCCGTGCTCGACGACGACATGCGCGAGGTGCCCCGCGGCGAGGTGGGGCGGCTGGCGGTTCGCGGTCCCACTGGCTGTCGCTATCTCGCCGACGCGCGACAGACATCCTACGTGCAGGGCGGGTGGAATCTCACAGGCGATGCCTGCACGATGGACGACGACGGCTACGTGTTCTTCAAGGCCCGCACCGACGATCTCATCATCTCGGCCGGCTACAACATCGGAGCGCCCGAAGTTGAGGGCGCACTGCTGCAGCATGAAGCAGTCGCCGAGTGTGCCGTGGTCGGGCTTCCCGATGACGAGCGCGGACAAGTGGTGACCGCCTTTGTCGTACTGCGAGCTGGCGTTGAAGGCGACGCGACGCTCGTGCGCCTGCTGCAAGAGCACGTCAAGGCGACGATTGCGCCGTACAAGTATCCACGACAAGTGCAGTTTGTGAGCGCGCTGCCCAAAACCGACACGGGAAAGCTTCAGCGATTCCGTCTCAAGGAGAACAGCTGA
- a CDS encoding enoyl-CoA hydratase family protein: MTNSMTAMRHPLAALEPQHFAWSTAHDGRVGVITLNRPSRKNPLTFESYAELRDLFRDLSYASDIRAIVLTGAEHNFCSGGDVFEIIEPLTRMAIPELLAFTRMTGDLVKAMRACPQPIIAAVDGVCAGAGAILAMASDMRLATPQARTAFLFTRVGLAGCDMGACALLPRIIGQGRASELLYTGRAMDAAEGERWGFYNALVERDALLTEAVKRAGDLANGPAFAHSMTKTMLAQEWNVSIDQAIEMEAQAQALCMGTQDFRRAFEAFAAKQSPVFEGN, from the coding sequence ATGACCAATTCAATGACGGCGATGCGGCACCCGTTGGCGGCGCTCGAGCCGCAGCACTTCGCGTGGTCGACCGCGCACGACGGTCGCGTAGGGGTGATCACCCTGAACCGTCCGTCGCGCAAGAATCCGCTCACGTTCGAGTCGTACGCCGAGCTGCGCGATCTCTTTCGCGATCTCAGTTACGCATCGGACATTCGTGCCATCGTGCTCACGGGTGCCGAGCACAATTTCTGTTCCGGTGGAGACGTGTTCGAGATCATCGAGCCGCTCACGCGCATGGCTATACCCGAGCTGTTGGCGTTCACGCGCATGACGGGTGATCTCGTCAAGGCAATGCGCGCCTGTCCACAGCCGATCATCGCGGCAGTCGACGGCGTTTGCGCCGGCGCTGGCGCCATTCTCGCCATGGCCTCCGACATGCGCCTGGCGACGCCACAGGCGCGCACGGCGTTTCTGTTTACGCGCGTGGGCCTCGCCGGCTGCGACATGGGCGCCTGTGCGCTGCTGCCGCGCATCATCGGCCAGGGGCGTGCGTCGGAACTGCTGTATACCGGACGCGCGATGGACGCGGCCGAGGGCGAACGGTGGGGCTTCTACAACGCGCTCGTCGAACGCGACGCGCTGTTGACTGAGGCCGTCAAGCGCGCCGGCGATCTCGCCAACGGCCCGGCATTCGCGCACAGCATGACCAAGACCATGCTGGCCCAAGAGTGGAACGTGTCGATCGATCAGGCCATCGAGATGGAAGCACAGGCGCAGGCGCTGTGCATGGGCACGCAGGATTTCCGCCGGGCGTTCGAAGCGTTCGCCGCCAAGCAGTCCCCCGTATTCGAGGGGAACTGA
- a CDS encoding enoyl-CoA hydratase-related protein — MSTARDVLVSECVDGVVTITIDRPDARNALRHQTMSELAAAIEVADADDRVRCIVLAGNARAFAAGADITEMLALDGPALERHPRTIAWQRIWRAGCPMIAAVEGVAFGGGNELVLSCDIAVAGAAARFGQPEITLGWMPGAGGTQRLARSAGKSMTMQLVLTGDPIDAATALRAGIVSEVVPAGSALARATEIAQRIASHPREATRLARGAVLDAYHTTLGDGLLAEHTSFRDLASSEERNARMRAFLDRNRATS, encoded by the coding sequence ATGAGCACCGCACGCGATGTACTCGTGAGCGAATGCGTGGACGGCGTCGTCACCATCACGATCGACCGGCCCGATGCGCGCAACGCGCTGCGCCATCAGACGATGAGCGAGCTGGCCGCCGCGATCGAGGTGGCTGATGCGGACGACCGCGTGCGTTGCATTGTCCTGGCCGGAAACGCGCGCGCGTTCGCGGCGGGAGCCGACATCACCGAGATGCTGGCGCTCGACGGACCGGCGCTCGAGCGTCATCCCCGCACGATTGCCTGGCAGCGGATCTGGCGCGCAGGGTGTCCGATGATCGCCGCGGTAGAAGGCGTGGCGTTCGGTGGCGGCAACGAACTCGTGCTGAGCTGCGATATCGCCGTCGCGGGAGCGGCAGCGCGATTCGGTCAGCCCGAGATCACCTTGGGCTGGATGCCGGGCGCAGGGGGAACGCAACGGTTGGCGAGGAGCGCCGGCAAGTCGATGACGATGCAGTTGGTCCTTACCGGCGATCCGATCGACGCGGCCACCGCGCTGCGCGCCGGCATCGTCTCCGAAGTGGTGCCGGCCGGCAGCGCGCTGGCCCGCGCGACTGAGATCGCGCAACGCATCGCCTCGCATCCGCGGGAGGCCACGCGACTGGCACGGGGGGCAGTGCTGGATGCCTACCACACCACACTCGGCGACGGGCTTCTCGCTGAGCATACGTCGTTCCGCGATCTCGCCTCGAGCGAGGAGCGGAACGCGCGCATGCGCGCGTTCCTGGATCGAAACCGCGCTACTTCTTGA